The Mangrovibacterium diazotrophicum DNA window ATTACAGGAATTATCTATGCCATTTCTGTTATTCCCTGGGTTTTCTTGCAAGAGTTTCGTATTATATTGATTATGTTTTTACCTTTTGCCGTTTTATACATACATGAAAGGTATTTTATGTGACACCGCTCCCGCGCGAATCCTTTCGCGTGGTAACAATCACCACACGATACAATCGTTTAACAGCGAGGAGCATCCAGAAAGACAAATCTGAAAACAAAAAAATAAATCATGGAAAATCGGAAACTTATACTTTACATTTCCTGCTCTTTAGACGGATACATCGCGAAACCTAACGATGATTTGAGTTTTTTAAGTCAAGTGCAAAAAGAAGGGGAAGATTATGGGTATCACGATTTCGTATCGACTATAGACACAGTGATTCTTGGCAGAAAAACCTATGATTGGGTAATGACACAAGTTGACGAATTTCCACACGCTGATAAAGAAACATATGTAATCACCCGAACTGAAAGACCTCGAAAAGGGAAAACAATATTTTACACGGGAGAATTAAAAGGATTGATAATCGGACTTAAAAAAAGGCAGGGCAAGAATATCTTTTGTGATGGCGGTGCAGAAATTGTAAATGAACTTCTAACTGAGAAACTGTTTGACGAATTGATTATTTCAGTGGTTCCCGTATTGGTTGGCAATGGAACAAGGTTGTTTAAAGACGGAAGACCCGAACAAACACTTAAACTTATTTCAGTAAACGGTTTTGACACAGGACTGGTGCAACTTCATTATAAAATGACTGAAAAATAAAAAGCTCGAAAGCACAACACCTTGTATCGTTAATGGCAGGCGATGTGGCAAACAGCAAGGTTTGTAGCCCGCTCAAACTGCGTAGCGGTTTGATTATGGAATAGAAACCTGTGCCAACAATAGCAATAAAAGCATGGCGAACGCAGTGGTTTTCGCGCGCCGGCACACCAAGCAAGATACACCAACCGTTGTATACCCTGTAAGGAATCAATCCCCTGCTCCAGACAACCGAGTGAAAGAACCAACTAATTAGCCATGCGATTTACACAACCAGCCTATCCAACCGTTTATTTCAGCGACAAAATATGGGTGAAATGTCCCGATTGTGGCGATATTGGTCTTGTTGAAACTGAATTTGGCCAATACACAATTCCTTATTCGCGCCACCATACATCAACTTTTAGTTGCACAAAATGTGGTTCGACGAAAAAGAGCGATGAAAAATGGTTTGGATACGTTCAAGGCTTTGTTGGACGAAGTTGTGGCTTTTGTGGAAGTCAGATAAGCTATACGACCGAACCGACCAAAGCACCTTTTGATTCGGTGACAATTAAATGTAATTCGTGCAAAAAAGCCAAAGACTATTCATTAAATTGGTACCGATACAAAGAGAACATGCCAACAGATCCTTATTTCGGATTAGAACTTTGGCTGCAGATCGATATCAAGGATAAAATCTTATGGCTCTACAACATTGACCATTTGAATTATTTGAAGAACTATGTTGCCTCGAAGCTTCGTGAAGACGATGGAAGGCACAAATACTCAATGATTACAAATCTTCCGCAGTGGATAAAGTCGGCCAAAAACAGGGATTTGATTTTGAAAAAGATTGATCGCCTGAAAAATGAGATGAACA harbors:
- a CDS encoding dihydrofolate reductase family protein, with product MENRKLILYISCSLDGYIAKPNDDLSFLSQVQKEGEDYGYHDFVSTIDTVILGRKTYDWVMTQVDEFPHADKETYVITRTERPRKGKTIFYTGELKGLIIGLKKRQGKNIFCDGGAEIVNELLTEKLFDELIISVVPVLVGNGTRLFKDGRPEQTLKLISVNGFDTGLVQLHYKMTEK